AGTCGGCGGCCAGAGTCCGGGTCTCGTCGCTTTCGGCTGCCATATCGTTGATGATCCCGTCGGCGAGAGCAAACACGGCGTCCTTGTGGTCCGTCTTGGACTTGTGGATCGATGTCGGCTTGACACCCAGTGTGGCGTACTCGTCGTGCTGGACCTCGGTTTCGCTCTCTTCCTCGTAGTGGACCTGTACCTGTGCAAGAAGGCTGTGCAGGTGAATGAGCTCCTGTTTACGCATGGATGCGAAGAGATAAAACACGAGGGCTTATAGTAGTGTCTCGCTACGTGTTACCACACCAAGGACAGTTTGTGCATCAGTTGTCACTGGCACAAATGAATGGTGTGGCCGATATCAGAACTCGTGAGAAACGGTCGGAGTCCATGAGAAGGGCGTGTAGCCCGAACGAGCCGTGTTCCGGGTGCCGATGACCGGCGTCGAGTCCGGACAGCAGTGACGAATCCGTCTGGCGATGAGTCCGGCCGGCCACAGCGCCGACAGACGGGGTCGTCGCTCGCCACCGTCGACGAATACACGACGGTCCCGAGAGCGTTTGTATCTGGGTCCCGCAGAGACGGGTATGCACGACGAGGATCGGCGGACTGCGGGCTTCAAACGGAAGACCCGCGTCGAGGCGGCACGAACGGCGTTTCACGGGGAGATTACTCCACTCTCCCGAACCGAGCGGGTCCCCGTGAGACAGGCCGACGAGCGGGTACTGGCGACCGGGATCGATGCGGACCGTCCGATCCCACACTACGCGCGGGCGGCGATGGACGGCTACGCGCTCAGAGCGGCCGACACCCACGACGCGAGCGAGCGGTCCCCGGTGCGGCTCACAGTCGGGGACCAGCCCGGCACCGGACAGGCTACCAAAGTCCACACCGGCAGCGTCCTTCCCGACGGGGCCGATGCCGTAATCAAAGTCGAGGAGACGGACCGACGTGAGGGGGACATCGACGTGTTCAGTTCGGTCGCGAGCGGGACCAACGTCGGTCCAGTCGGCGAAGACATCGAGGCCGGCCAGCGGCTCTACGACGAGGGAACACAACTCCGTCCGTCGGATCTGGGGCTGGTGAAAGGGACCGGCTACGACGACGTGGCGGTCTACGAACGACCGCGCGTGAGCGTGATCCCGACGGGCGAGGAACTCGTCCAGACCGACCCCGAACCCGGCGAGATCGTCGAGACGAACGGACAGACCGTCGCACAGTACGTCGAGCGCTGGGGCGGCGTCGCGACGGACAGGTCGATCGTCACCGACGACCTCGACGCGCTCCGGGCGGCGATCAGCCGCGATACCGACCACGACATCGTGGTGACGACCGGCGGTTCCTCGGTCGGCGAACGCGACCTCCTTCCGGAAGTCGTCGACGGCCTCGGCGACGTGATCGTCCACGGTGTCGCACTGAAACCCGGCCACCCGGTCGCGCTGGGCGTCGTCGACGGGACGCCGGTTCTGAACCTCCCGGGCTATCCGGTCGCCTGTATCGTCACCGCCGTCCAGTTCCTCCGGCCGGCACTCAGGCGGGTCGGTCACATGCCGGTTCGCGGACCGCCCACGACGACAGCGCGGCTGACGCGGAAGATCACGAGCGAACCCGGGACACGGAGCTACGCCCGTGTGACCCTCGACGAGACTGACGAGGGAGCGACCGCGACCCCGGTCCGGAGCGGCGGTGCGGGCGTCCTCTCTAGTGTCGCGCTCGCGGACGGCTGGGTCGTCGTCCCGGAGTCGACGGAGGGCTACGCCGAAGGCGAGACGGTCACGGTCGAACACTGGGAGTGGTCGCGATGAGCGACCGTCGGGAGTTCCGGGATCTGGCTTCGCCCGAGCGCGCACGCGAGGTCGTCGAGAACCTATCGATCGATCCCGAACCGGAGACGGTCCCGCTATCGGAGGCACGGGGACGGGTCCTCGCCGAGCGCGTCGACGCGACGCTCGACGTCCCCGGCTTCGACCGGGCGAGTATGGATGGCTACGCAGTGCAGGCGAGCGATACGATCGGTGCGAGCGAGGCCGATCCGGTCGAACTCCCCGTGGCCGGGACCGTCCACGCGGGGGAGGAGCCAGCAGTCACTGTCCAGGAGGGGACGGCCGCCGAGATCTCGACCGGTGCCGTGATGCCGCCGGGGGCCGACGCTGTCGTGGTCGTCGAGCGGACCGACGAGACGGACAACGGCGTCGCCGTACGGACGGCCGTCACGCCGGGCGAGAACGTGATGGTCGCCGGGGCGGACATCGCGGCCGGTGCGCGTGCGCTCGGCCCTGGTACTGAACTCACTGCTCGCGAGATCGGACTGCTGTCGGCGCTGGGCGTCGACGCGGTACCGGTCCGTGGCCGCCCGCGGGTCGGGATCATCTCGACCGGCGACGAACTCGTCCGTCCGGGTGAGACTGTCGACAGTGCCGTGGGAGAGATCTACGACGTCAACAGTTACACGATCGCGGCCGGCGTCGAGGAGGCCGGCGGTGAGCCAGTGGTCTATCCCCACGCTGGCGACGACTTCACGGAGATGGAGCGGTTGCTCCACGAGGCCGCAGACGAGTGTGACCTCGTGCTCTCCTCGGGGTCGACGAGCGCCAGCGCCGTCGACGTGATCTATCGCGTCATCGAGGAGCGCGGCGACCTCCGTCTCCACGGGGTCGCGATCAAACCCGGGAAGCCGATGCTGGTCGGAACTATCGGGGACGCAGCGTACGTCGGTCTCCCGGGGTATCCGGTGTCGGCACTGACGATCTTCCGGACGTTCGTCGCACCGCGACTGCGTTCGGCGGCCGGGCTGGCCGAGCCCCGGACGGCGACGGTCACCGGGACGATGGCCGTCCGGGAGCGCAGCCAGGAGGGGCGCCACCGGTTGGTCCCCGTCGGACTGGTCGAGACCACGGCGGGCGAGACGCTGGTGTACCCGGTCGACAAGGGGAGCGGCGCGACGACGAGTCTCGTCGAGGCCGACGGGACCGTGACCGTCGACGCCGACACGGAGTACCTGGCCGCCGACGAGCGCGTCACCGTCACACTGTTCTCCCCGTCAGTCCGTCCGCCGACGCTGCTTGGGGTCGGTGAGGACGATCCGACGCTGTCGGGGCTCCTCGATCGTCTGGAACGGCCGCGGTATCTCCCCGTGGGAACCCGCGAAGCGACTCGTCGCCTGGCGGACGGCGTCCCCGACGTCGCGGTCGTCAGCGGTCCCGAGGCCGTCCCCGAAGACGCGACGATCCTGGGTTCCTGGGAGCGGGAGTGGGGCCTCGTCGTGGCTCCCGAAGCCTCAGTCGCCGGACTCGCCGACCTCGTCGATGGAGAAGCCACGTTCGTCAACAGAGAGCGCGGCTCGGGCCTGCGTGCGAGCTTCGACGAGGCTCTGGACGCACTGGCAGCGGACCGCGGGGAGGAGCCGGCAGCGGTCAGGAGCGCCATCGACGGCTACGAACTGACGACGAAGGCCCACGAGAGTCCCCCACGTCGGGTGCGTTCCGGTGCTGCCGACGCGGGCCTCGGACTCGCGTCGACGGCCGAAACACTCGATCTGTCGTTCCGATCGCTGGGTACCGAGACCGTGACGGTACTGGCAAACCCCGACCGGACGGCGAAGCCGAGCGTCGAGCAGCTAGCGGACCTGCTCGGGGAGGAGGACTGAGAACCGATGTCGACCGACTTCGACCGCCTCGGGGAGCCGTTCCGGTTCGATTACGAGAGCGCAGTCCTGCGGTACGACCCCGAAGGCCTCGGCGACCTGGGTGCCGAACTCACCGCCCACGACTGTGAGCGTGCACTGGTCGTCTGTGGTGAGACCGTCGGTTCGACCCCGGCAGTCATGGACCCGATCAGGCGTGGCCTCGATACGCACCTGACGGAACTCTTCGCCCGGACGACGCCGGAGAAGCGGCTCGGGACCGCCATCGACGCGTATCGGGCGTTCACGGAGAGCAGCGCGGACAGTATCGTCGCTGTCGGAGGCGGCAGCAGCCTGGACCTGGCGAAAGTCACCGCCGTGCTCGTCGCCAGTGACGCGTCCCCGGCGGAGATCGGCGCGGAGTTCGCCGAAACCGGGAGCATCAGCGTTCCCGAATCGGGCCTGCCTCCGATCGTGGCGGTCCCGACGACGCTGGCCGGGGCGGACCTCACGCAGGTCGCCGGCCTCACTGCCGACCCGGCTACGTGTCCGGTCGAAAGCCCCGTCAGCGGCGGGATCTCCGCTCGCGGACTGATGCCCGCGGCAGTCTGGTACGATCCCTCGCTGATCGCGACGACACCTGAGACAGTCCTCGCTGGTTCGGCGATGAACGGCTTCGACAAAGGGATCGAGACGCTGTACGCGAGCACCGCGACGCCGGTGACCGACGCGACGGCCAGCCGGGGACTCGACCTCCTTCAGCGCGGGCTACTCGCGCTCGGCTCGGCGGACAGTGAGACGAACTCCGACGAATGGGTGTATCAGGCGCTGACACAGGGAATCATGCTCGTCCAGTACGGGATCTCCCGGCCCGCGGTGACCACCCTCTCGCTGATCCACGCGTTCGGGCACGGCCTCACCCGGACGTATCCGGTCCAGCAGGGTGCCGCACACGGGGTCGTCGCGCCACACGTCCTCCGGTACCTCTTCGACGCCGTCGACGGCCGCCGGGAGCTGTTGGCCGACGCGCTGGGCGTTGGGGACGCCGACGACAGCGCCGAAGCGGTCGTCGGTGCTGTCAAGGAGGTTGCAGGTGCGCTGTCGCTTCCAACCCGACTCCGTGACGTCGACGGCCCCGAGCAGAGCGAATTCCCGGCCGTCGCCAGGGCGATCCTCGACGACGTCTTCGTCAGGAACGCACCGAACGGTCTCGACCCGACACAGGCGGACATCGAGGCGATTCTCGAAGCGGCGTGGTAGTGCCGGAGGGAGTGTCCGACCGTCAGTCACTCCAGTCTGCCGTTCAACACCTTGGCGGCGACCAAGACCGGGTCCCACACCGGGCTGAAGGGCGGTGCGTAGGCCAGATCCAGCCGTTCGAGTTGCGCGACCGTCGTGTCGCGCTCGATAGCGGTCGCCAGCGTGTCGATCCGGATCGCCGCCCGATCCCGTCCCGATATCGCACCGCCGAGGACGCGCCCGCTGTCACGGTCCGCGGTCAGCGTCACCGTCGTCTCGTCGCCACCGGGGTAGTAGCCCGACCGTGAGCCGGCCGTGACCGTCTCCGAGACGGGGTCGAACCCTGCGGCTTCGGCCGCTTCGTGGTCGATGAGCCCGACCCGTCCACACTCCATGTCGAATGCTTTGACGACGGCCGTTCCGGCGATGTCCCCGACCGGACTCGGGGTTCCGGCGACGGTCTGGCCGATAGCACGTCCCGCACGGTTCGCCGTCAGTCCCAGCGGAACCCACGCCGGCTCGCCGGTCACTGCGTGGCGGGTCTCCGCGCAGTCGCCGGCCGCGTAGACGCCCTCGACAGTCGTCCGGCCGTGGTCGTCGGTCGTGACGGCTCCGGACTCGCCGAGTTCGACCGGCGTCCCCGAGAGCAGTTCGGTGTTCGGTCGGATGCCGATACCGACCAACACGAGGTCGACAGCCAGCCGGCCGTCCTCGTGGACGACGGCCTCGACCCGATCGTCACCGGCCAACTCCTCGACGGCACAGTCGGTGTGGAGCGTGACGCCTTGCTCGCGGACGTGCTCGGCTACCCGCTGGCCCGCTGCCTCGCCGAACGGCGGGATGAGGTGGCCGGATCGCTGGAAGACGTGTGTCTCCAGTCCGTGTGCCCGGAAGGCTTCGGCCATCTCGATACCGACGTAGCCGCCGCCGACGACCGCGACCGTCTCGGGCGGTTCCCAGGCGGTGTATCGCTCGACCGTCTCGCGGTCGACGGCCTCGACGCTGGTGTCGACCGGATCGGTGCCCGGCTCCCCAAGAACGGCCCTGATCGCACACGCGGCGTCGATCCCGTGGAGCGTGAACACACCGTCGAGCGAACTCCCGTCGATCGGATCGCTGACCGCGCGTGCGCCCGTCGCGACGAGAAGGTCGCTGTAGGACTGGACCGAGCGGTCGCCGTCGTGGGCAACGGTGACGGTCCGGTCGTCGGTATCGACGGCGACGACCTCGTGGTTCCGCCGGAGGGCGATCCCCCGATCCTCGACCTCCGACGGAGAGAGCGACAGGAGGTCCGTGACGTGTTCGACCTCGCCTTTCACGTAGTACGGTGTCCCGCAGTGAGCGTAGGAGATCCACCGCCCTTTCTCGTAGACGATCACGTCCCCGTCGGGACGCTCCCGGGCGAACTTGCTGGCGGCGCTCAGGCCGGCGGCGTCGCCGCCGACGACGACGAACGGGTCCGACATACGAGCGGTGTCGGCGGCCCCACACGTAACTGTTGAGTTACCCCAGGGTAAGCACCTGCTCCACGGGTCCGGGTCCGTCGGAGTGGAACCCGTTTTCCGCCCCGACTGACCCACCGAGACAGAGGACACGTATCGGGTACAGCACCGAAGCGACTTACGACACGTAACTACATGGCACTGGCCGCCGAGACCGCTCGTATGAGCGACACACCGGAGCAACTCGAAGTGTGGTGTGCCGGCGAGGAATGGTGTCCGATCACGACGACCGCGACACTCATCGGAAAGAAGTGGCATCCGGTCATCATCCACCGGCTACTGAAGTCGGGTCCCTCGGGATTCAACGACCTGAAGACGGAGGTCGACGGTATCTCCTCAAAGGTACTCTCGGACAGTCTCGAAGACCTCCAGGAGCACGGCCTCGTCGACCGGACGGTCGTCAACGAACAGCCGTTCCGGGTCCAGTACTCCCTGACCGACCGCGGTGCGTCCCTGGAACCGGTCATCACGTCGATGGCGGAGTGGGGGCAACAACACCTCCGCCCGCCGGAGGACGACGATATCCGGTAGCTCGTTCGGTTACGTCGGTCCGCGACACGGATGGCAGACCGCCGCATCTGTTTTACGCCCCACTGCCGTACACCGAGGTATGCCAGTCACTGACGAGGCGGGACTCCGGGAGATACTCGAACTGGATCGCGTGGCCGTCGTCGGCTGTTCGACGACGCCGGGCAAGGACGCCCACGAGATCCCGAAGTACCTCATCGAGCAGGGGTACGACGTCGTCCCCGTCAACCCCTTCGCCGACGAGATCTTCGGCCGGGAGGCCTACGACTCGCTGGCCGACGTACCGGGTGAGATCGACATCGTCGACGTGTTCCGGCCCAGCGAGGAGGTCAGCGGAATCGTCGACGAGGTGCTGGACCGGGACGACGTCGAGGTCGTCTGGCTGCAGTTGGGCATCCACGACGACGAAGCCGTCGAGCGCGCCGAGGCGGCCGGACTCCGTGTCGTCCAGGACCGCTGTATGAAGCCGACTCACCAGCAGTTGTTGGGCTAGGTGGCACATGCCTCGCCGCCGCGTCGCGTCTCCTCCGCGAGCGTCGTCTTCGCCGTCGCGAGTTCGACCCCGAGGACCGTCAGGTCGGAGCCGCGGTTGACGACCAACTGGATGGAGGTACTCTTACAGACCGACCCCCACGTCAGCGAGGAGTTGACCGCCATCCCGACCCCGATGTAGGGAATGAGTCCCTGTTCGAAGATGCTGATCGAGACCCGCGGGAACGCCACGCCGAAGCCCGCGCTGACGGACTGGCCGAACACACCGGCCGAATCGGCGCTCTCGGGGTCGATCTTCAGTGTCCCGAGAGTCGCCGTGGGGTTACGGTCGTGCCGTCGTAGGCGAACCCGGTGTCACCGGCGAACGTGAACCGCGACCGAGCGGTCGTGGAGGCCTCCAAGACGACGTCGATATTCGCCTTGAGGTGGATCGACGTCTCGACGGTGATCGGGACCGGCCCGGTCATGAAGACGTGCTTGAACGCGAACCCGCCCGGGAGCGAGATCTCCGTCGATCCCTCGACGCCGGTTCGGGCGGCAGCGATGTCGATGACGATCTCGCCCTCCAGCCCGTCGGCGTCGATGTCGGCCCGCTGGAGTTGCCCGCCGGCGTAGCCGGCCCGTCCGCCGGCCCTGACCGTCTTGACTTCACCGGTGCCGGTAAACCGCATTTCGCTGGCCCGCCCGACAGAGCGGTCATCTCGGCTTTCAGCCGGACGGAGTCGCCCATCGGCGTCAGCCCGAGCACGTAGTCGGTGTTGCCCTGGGTAAAGGCGAGTTCCAGTACCTCCCGGTTAGCCTGCTGGACCACCTCGGGTCGGCCGAGTGCGTTCCCCGCCTCGTCTAACGCGGTGACGCCGACGACCGCGGCGTTGGTCACCGACGAGGGCCCCGTCTCCGGCGACGCGATCGATCGGTCACCGCTCGCGGTGAACCGCTCGTTGATCCGGCTGGCCTCGAACCCCAGGTGGGCGTCCCAGCCCACCTCGCCGTCCTGTATCGCTTCGTTCAACGCGGCGAGTTCGGTGTCGACGACGCTGTCGCCGTCGCCGGACCCGCTACCGAGACAGCCCGCGACACCCGCCACACCGGCGGTCGCGAGCGCTCGCAGGAACCGACGCCGGTGTCGGTCCGGTACCTCGGTAGCCACGCGTCTCTCGGGATTCATAGGTCCGGGACGTAGGAGAGAGCATAACAGTTCGTAGGGAGACGACGCCCTCGAACTGGCCGGTCGCCGCAACGGTCCCGAACCGACGACAACCGCTCAGGAGGGGCCGTGACGAACGGCTGTCCAACCGCTGCCCGGGCTACCGCCCCGACGTCACCCCGAACGCGTCTCCTGGCCGTTACTCCCGTAGTTGAACGGTGGTCTGCCCGCGGATGTCACGCGAGGAGGAGCCGACCAGCAGGTCGTACGCACCGGTGTCGACGGTCCACTGTTCGGTCTCCGGGTCCCAGTACTGGAAGGCCTCGGGATCGACGGTGATCTGTGCGGTCCCGGTCTCGCCGGGCGTCACCGAGATCTTGTGGACGCCCGCGAGTTCCTTCGGCGGGCGTTCGATTCCCGGGTCCTGTGGCGCCACGTACACCTGGACGGCCTCTTTGCCCCGGCGCCCGCCCGTGTTCTCGACGTCGACCCGGACGGTGACGTTCTCACCGGCCTCGATCGACGAGGATGTCGTCCTGACCGAACTGTAATCGAAGGAGGTGTACGACTCGCCGTGACCGAACGGGAACAGCGGCTCGATCCCGGCTCGTCGAAGTGCCGGTAGCCCACGAACACGCCCTCGTCGTAGTGGACCGTCCCGTCGACTCCTGGGTACGCTCGCCCCTCGTCGGGTAGCGTCTCGACCTCGCCAGGGAGGTAGTCGGACAGCGACTCCCCGAAGGTCACCGGACTCTTCCCCGACGGGTTCGTCTCCCCGAACAGCAGGTTCGCGACCGCGGTCCCGCCCTCTTGGCCGGGGAACCACACCGCCATGATCGCGTCGACGTCGTCGACCCACGGCATCGCGACCGGCGCCTCCGTGTTGAGCAGGACGACGCTGTTGTCCGACTCGGCGGCGACGGCGTCGATCACCGCCTTCTGGTTCCACGGGAGGCCGAACTCGTGTCGATCGTCGCCGTAGAAGGTGTCGGTCTGTGCGAGGACGACGGTAGCGTCGGCGTCGGCCGCGGCCGCCTCGGCGTCGGCGATGGCCGACGGCGTCGTCCACTCCAGCGTGACCGGCGGCGACCCGGCGGCTTCGACGACGATCTCGTGCTCCGTCCCCGACTGGAGTTCCAGCGTCGCCTCCTCGGTCTTGGGGCCGAAGAAGCCGCCGCCCTCGCTGCGGACGACCGGGTCCCCGTCGACGACGACCCGGCCGCTGCCCTGACTGGTGAGTTCGAGCGCGTAGGTACCTGACTCCGGTGCGACGAGGGTTCCGCTCCACCGGACGGAGACGGTCTCGCTGCCGAGCGAGTCCAGGTCCGCCTGCGTGAGGTCGACGGTCTCCTCGGTCCGGGTCCGGACGGGGGTGCCCGACCAGTCGGCGTTGTCGAAGTACTCCGCAGTGAACCCTCTCCCGACGTCGTCGGACGGTCGGATTTCGTCCGGTCCGACGGCTTCTGGGCGCCGCGTGGCGACTGCCGTGACCGTCGTGTCGTCGGTGACCTCCTCGATGCCCTGGTGGAGCGGAATCCGTCGGATCGCCGTGACCGAGTCGCTCCCGCCGACGCTCTGTTTGAACGACTCGGGGTCGGGCCCGACGATAGCGATCTCGCCCGTCTCCTCGTCCAGCGGAAGCGTGTCGTCGTCGTTTTGTAGCAGGACCGAAGCCTCCTCGGCCATCCGCTGGGCGAGATCGAAGTGTTCCGACGTCCCGCGTGCGGGCTCGCTGCCGATCCGATCGCCCGAGAGTGCGCCGACCTCGTGTTGAGCCTGGAGTCCGTGTTCGACCATCTGATCGACGACCGTCTCCTCGTCGATCCGGTCGTTCTCGACGGCGTCGGCCAGCGTGCTCCCGAAGTAGTTCCCGGATGGCATCTCGACGTCCAGGCCGTTGACCGACGCGTGGACCGTGCTGTGCGTACCGCCCCAGTCCGAGATGACCATCCCGTCGAACTCCCAATCGTCCCTGAGGATATCGTCGAGCAGGTCGTCGTGCTCCGAGCAGAAGATGCCGTTGATCCGGTTGTACGCCGGCATCACCGCGCCCGCATCGCCCTCGGTGATCGCCTCGCGGAACGGCGGGAGATAGATCTCCCGAAGCGCCCGTTCGTCGGTGACGACGTTGTGCTCGGAGGTCGAGAAGTAGTCGTAGACCGAGCCAGTCGTGCTCGTCTGGTTGTACGCGGCGAAGTGTTTCAGCGTCGCGACGACGCCCTCCGACTGGACCCCGGTGGTGTACTCCCGTGCTAGTTCGCTTGCGAGGTGTGGGTCTTCCCCGAAGGTCTCCCCGGCCCGCGCGTGTACCGGGACGCGGAACGTGTCCATCGACGGCGCCAGCAGGATCGTCACGCCGCCGGATTTGGCCTCGCGGGCGATGACACGGCCTTGCCGTGTCGCGAGTTCCGGATCGAACGTCGCGGCGGCGCCGATCGGGTGCGGGAAGTCCGTCGTGGGCGACCCGAGCGACGCGCCGGGCGGCCCGTCGGCCATTCCCATCCCCGGAACGTCGAGCCGTGGGATCCCCGGCAGATGCCCCGCGATCCCGCTCGGCCCACCGGAGCCGCCGCGGGTCCGTGTGACCTTCTCTTCGAGGGTCATCTCGTCGACGAGTGCGGCAAGGTCGGGCTCGCCCCCGTGCTCGGCGCTGGCCGTGCCGCCAGCGCCCAACAGCGCCGCGGTAGCGAGGGCACCTGTCCCCCGCATGAACTCACGTCGCGTCGTCGTTCGTGTGCCGTCGTCGGTGCGATCGCCAGTATTGTCCACCATCGATAGTAGACAAAACGGCCCACGACCTAAACATTTGCCCAATAATTCAGTGTAAAAGTGGAATATATTTTTTAATATTCTCGAATCTTTTCGTTCTCTGTCCGTTCCACGGAAACAACGCCGGGCGCGCGGCCGGCAACGCTTATGAGAGTCGATACGGAAAACGGGCTATGCCCAGCGACACCGAGCTCGTCGAACGGCTCCAACAGTTCGGCTTCTCGGAGACGGAGGCGAGCGTCTATCTCGCCGTCGTCGAGCGGGGGCAGGCCACGCCGTCGACGATCGCGACGGCGGCCGACGTGTCGACGAGTTACGTCTACGACATCGCCGACACGCTCGAACAACACGGGGTCGTCAGGGTGGACCGACACCAGTCGCCGACGACGATCCGCGCACGTCCGCCGGACGCGGTGCTGGGCGACCGCGTCGAGACGATGCGCGAGACCATCTCGGCGGTCGACCGGCGGTTCGAACAGCCCTCCGAGGAGTTCGACGCACTGTCCGTGGTTCAGTCTCGACAGACGCTGTACGACCGATTTCGGCAGTTCATCGACAACGGTGAGTCCGAAATCTTCATCACGGTCCCTGCGGGGGTGCTACCGGAGATTGCCGACGAACTCGCGGCCGCCGTCGACCGCGGTGCCCTCGTGTTGCTCGCCGTGGCGGGGTCGACGGCCGACCTCCCGGCGTCGATGCTCGAACGCGTCGCGACGGTCGTCGCCTCTTGGGAACGCGGGATGACGGTCTATCTCACGGTCGATCAGTCGACCGGGATCATCTCGCCGTCCGCGCTGCTGGACTGGAAACACGGCGACGCCGAGGCGATCAGTTTCCACAACCAGTCGGTCGCCGTCGCCGTCGAGAGCGCGTTCCTCGGGACGATCTGGTCGGCCTCGGCGGAACTCGCCGTCCGCCGGCCGTCGTCGCTTCCCCGGACCTACCGGGGGTTCCGCGCGTCGATCTACGACACGGCCGTCTACATCCGCAAGGGAACGCCGATCCGGGCAAGGGTATCCGCCCGCCCGACGGGGACGAACGACGCGTTCTCGTCGCTCACCGGGGACGTCGTCGACGTGAGACAGAACTTCATCGAGCCGACGGACGCGGAGTTCAGCATGGAGGGATCGCTGACCCTCGATACTGGCGAGGAGACGGTGACCGTCGGTGGCGTCGGCGCCTTCCTCGAGGACTACGAGGCGGCCGAAGTGACGCTTCGCCCGCCGGAGTGAGCCAGCAACCGTTTTCCCCGCCCGGGAC
Above is a window of Haloarcula halophila DNA encoding:
- a CDS encoding TrmB family transcriptional regulator, with protein sequence MPSDTELVERLQQFGFSETEASVYLAVVERGQATPSTIATAADVSTSYVYDIADTLEQHGVVRVDRHQSPTTIRARPPDAVLGDRVETMRETISAVDRRFEQPSEEFDALSVVQSRQTLYDRFRQFIDNGESEIFITVPAGVLPEIADELAAAVDRGALVLLAVAGSTADLPASMLERVATVVASWERGMTVYLTVDQSTGIISPSALLDWKHGDAEAISFHNQSVAVAVESAFLGTIWSASAELAVRRPSSLPRTYRGFRASIYDTAVYIRKGTPIRARVSARPTGTNDAFSSLTGDVVDVRQNFIEPTDAEFSMEGSLTLDTGEETVTVGGVGAFLEDYEAAEVTLRPPE
- a CDS encoding glycoside hydrolase family 3 C-terminal domain-containing protein produces the protein MVDNTGDRTDDGTRTTTRREFMRGTGALATAALLGAGGTASAEHGGEPDLAALVDEMTLEEKVTRTRGGSGGPSGIAGHLPGIPRLDVPGMGMADGPPGASLGSPTTDFPHPIGAAATFDPELATRQGRVIAREAKSGGVTILLAPSMDTFRVPVHARAGETFGEDPHLASELAREYTTGVQSEGVVATLKHFAAYNQTSTTGSVYDYFSTSEHNVVTDERALREIYLPPFREAITEGDAGAVMPAYNRINGIFCSEHDDLLDDILRDDWEFDGMVISDWGGTHSTVHASVNGLDVEMPSGNYFGSTLADAVENDRIDEETVVDQMVEHGLQAQHEVGALSGDRIGSEPARGTSEHFDLAQRMAEEASVLLQNDDDTLPLDEETGEIAIVGPDPESFKQSVGGSDSVTAIRRIPLHQGIEEVTDDTTVTAVATRRPEAVGPDEIRPSDDVGRGFTAEYFDNADWSGTPVRTRTEETVDLTQADLDSLGSETVSVRWSGTLVAPESGTYALELTSQGSGRVVVDGDPVVRSEGGGFFGPKTEEATLELQSGTEHEIVVEAAGSPPVTLEWTTPSAIADAEAAAADADATVVLAQTDTFYGDDRHEFGLPWNQKAVIDAVAAESDNSVVLLNTEAPVAMPWVDDVDAIMAVWFPGQEGGTAVANLLFGETNPSGKSPVTFGESLSDYLPGEVETLPDEGRAYPGVDGTVHYDEGVFVGYRHFDEPGSSRCSRSVTASRTPPSITVRSGRHPRRSRPVRTSPSGSTSRTRAGAGAKRPSRCTWRHRTRESNARRRNSRASTRSR